The sequence below is a genomic window from Massilia oculi.
CCACCGTGCGCGACGTCGCCCGCCTGGCCGGCGTGGCCCCGATGAGCGTCTCGCGCGCGCTGAACAATCCCGATTCGGTCTCGCCCGAGATCCTGCGGCGCGTGCGCGAGGTGGTGGACCGGGTGGGCTACGTGCCGAATTTGCTGGCCGGCGGCCTGGCCTCCAAGAAGAGCCGCATGGTGGCGGCCGTGGTGCCGACCATCAGCGGCTCGGTCTTCCTCGAGATGGTGCAGGCGCTCACCGACGGCCTGGCCGCGCGCGGCTACCAGCTGATGCTGGGCCAGGCCGGCTACGAGAACTCGCGCGAGGACGCGCTGCTCGAGGCCATCATCGGCCGTCGTCCGGACGGCGTGGTGCTGACCGGGATCATGCGCTCGGAGCAGGGCCGGCGCCGCCTGCTGGCCAGCGGCATCCCGGTGGTCGAGACCTGGGACCTGACCGACACCCCGATCGACATGCTGGTGGGTTTTTCGCACGAACAGATCGGCAAGGCGGTGGCCGAATACCTGCACGGGCGCGGACGCCGCAGGATCGCCGCCATCAGCGCCGACGACGAACGCGCGGTGCGCCGCAACCGCCAGTTCGCCGACACCGTGCTGGCGCTGCAGCCGGGGCTGGGCGCGGACCGGGCGGCGGTGCCGACCTGCATCGTGCCGGCGCCGACGTCGCTTGGCAGCGGCCGCGCGGGCCTGCGCGAGCTGCTGGCGCGCGATCCCGGCATCGACGCCGTGTTCTGCAGCTCCGACATGATGGCCCAGGGCGTGCTGCTCGAAGCGCTGGCGCTGGGCATCAAGGTGCCCGAGCAGCTGGCCGTGGTCGGCCTGGGCGACCTGGCGTTCTCGCGCGACCTCCATCCCCCCTGACCACGGTGCGCATCGACGGCACCGCCATCGGTTCCACCGCCGCACAGCTGATCATCGACCGCGCGGAAGGCCGGCCGGTGGAGGCGCCGGTGCGCGACGTCGGCTTCGTCATCGTCGAACGCGGCAGCAGTTAACCGTCAAAAACCGCCTGCGGTGCGTTGACTTCATCGTCAAGATACCGGTATCATCGTCCCATCTTGATACCGGTAACATATCTTAGGGAAGAATGATGACCATCGAATCTTCGACGCAGGGCGGCACGCCAACGATCACCGCGATGCGCGTGGTGCCGGTCGCGGGCCGCGACGGCATGCTGCTCAACCTCAGCGGCGCCCACGCGCCGTGGTTCACCCGTAACCTGGTGATCCTCACCGACAGCAGCGGCCAGCAAGGCGTCGGCGAAGTGCCGGGCGGGGAGAGCATCCGCCAGACGCTCGAGGATGCGCGCGCGCTGGTCGTCGGCCAGCCGATCGGCGCCTGGAACGGCGTGCTGCGCTCGATGCGCACGGCGTTCGCCGGACGCGATGCGGCGGGGCGCGGACAGCAGACCTTCGACCTGCGCGTGATGATCCACGCGGTGGCCGGCGTCGAGTGCGCCTTGCTCGACCTGCTGGGCAAGTTCATGGGCGTGCCGGTGGCCGACCTGCTCGGCGACGGCCGCCAGCGCGACCAGGTCGAGATGCTGGGCTACCTGTTCTACGTGGGCGACCGCAAGGCCACCGATCTTCCTTATGCCAGCGAGCCGGATGCGCAAGATGAATGGCTGCGCCTGCGCCACGAGCCGGCCATGGACACCGACGCCATCGTGGCCCAGGCCCGCGCCGCCCAGAAGCGCTACGGCTTCAAGAGCTTCAAGCTCAAGGGCGGCGTGCTGCGCGGCGAACAGGAAATCGAGGCGGCGCGCGCGCTCAAGGAAGCCTTCCCGCAGGCCGCCGTCACGCTCGATCCCAACGGTTGCTGGCTGCTGCAGGACGCGATCCGGCTGTGCCGCGACATGAAGGGCGTGCTGGCCTATGCCGAGGATCCCTGCGGGCCGGAAGGCGGATATTCGGGCCGCGAGACGATGGCCGAATTCCGCCGCGCCACCGGCCTGCGCACCGCCACCAATATGATCGCCACCGACTGGCGCCAGCTGGCGCACGCGGTGCAGCTGGGGGCCGTGGACATCCCGCTGGCCGACCCGCATTTCTGGACCATGCAGGACACGGTGCGCGTGGCGAAAATGTGCGAAGCCTGGGGCCTGACCTGGGGCTCGCATTCGAACAACCACTTCGATGTCTCGCTGGCGATGTTCACCCATTGCGCGGCGGCGGCGCCGGGCGAGATCACGGCGATCGACACCCACTGGATCTGGCAGGACGGCCAGCACCTGACCCGCAACCCGCTGCGCATCGTGGACGGCATGGTCACCGTGCCGACGGCGCCGGGGCTGGGCGTGGAACTCGATATGGACGCGGTGGAGGCCGCGCACCAGCGCTATTCTCAGATGGGGCTGGGCGGGCGCGACGATGCGGTGGGGATGCAGTACCTGGTTCCGAACTGGAAGTTCGATAGCAAGAAACCTTGCATGGTGCGCTGACCCGTTGTCTCTCGTTGACCCGTCATGCGGCGCGCGTGACGGGTCTTTTTTCTTCCTGCGGTCCCATGAAAAAAGCCGGGCAATGCCCGGCTTCGTGAACCCGATCGACTGCGATCAGCCTTTCGGTTCCTGCTTCACCTCGACCCGCCGCGCCACGCCCGACGGGCCCGGGAACCCTTCGAAGGCGCTGTGCACCAGCGCCGGCATGATTTCCGGCGTCGACATATTGCGGCTGGTGTTGTGCACCGTGACGTCGAACAGGCGCTTGCCGTCGCGCGCCGACTTGATCGAGACCTGCAGCTCGCGCCGGTAGTGGTGCTCGATCGAGGTCTGGTAGGCCGGATACGGACCCCAGAACGGATCGTAGAACGGGCTGTACCAGCCGCCCCAATAGCGGCGATGGAAGCCGCGGTAGCCGTAGCCGTAGCGTGCGCCCGGATAGAAATACGGCGTCATGATCGGCTCCAGCACGCGCACCGGCAGGTCGGTGGTGGTGAAGCGCATCGCCACCGTCAGCGCCGGCGTGGCGCCCTCGGCGTCGCGGAAGCCCTGGCGCGCCAGCTGGGCGCGCACCAGTTCCTGGTAGCTGCGCCATTCCAGCGTGTCGTCCTGCGGCGACGGCACCTCGAATACATAACTCTTGTCTTCCATCTGGGCCGGCCATTGGTGGAAGGTCGTGACGTCGCTGCGGATGGTGGTCGCGCAACCGCCCAGGAGCAGTGCGAGCGCCGTGCCGGCGGCGACCATGATGAGGCGTTTCATACAATCTCCAGATTATTTGTGCGGAATTTCCCCGATGATCAAGCTTACCGCTTGTTCAGGATCAATGAACCAGGTTTTACACCCCGTTACCGTGCATACACTGCGATACATGGAATCGAACGAAGCACCGGAAAAGCTTGTTGGTAAAATAAGCACTTCTCCACTGTGTTCTTGGACTCTTCCTATGCGCACCGATACGCCCCAGACCATTTACCGCAAAGACTATACCCCGCC
It includes:
- a CDS encoding enolase C-terminal domain-like protein; amino-acid sequence: MMTIESSTQGGTPTITAMRVVPVAGRDGMLLNLSGAHAPWFTRNLVILTDSSGQQGVGEVPGGESIRQTLEDARALVVGQPIGAWNGVLRSMRTAFAGRDAAGRGQQTFDLRVMIHAVAGVECALLDLLGKFMGVPVADLLGDGRQRDQVEMLGYLFYVGDRKATDLPYASEPDAQDEWLRLRHEPAMDTDAIVAQARAAQKRYGFKSFKLKGGVLRGEQEIEAARALKEAFPQAAVTLDPNGCWLLQDAIRLCRDMKGVLAYAEDPCGPEGGYSGRETMAEFRRATGLRTATNMIATDWRQLAHAVQLGAVDIPLADPHFWTMQDTVRVAKMCEAWGLTWGSHSNNHFDVSLAMFTHCAAAAPGEITAIDTHWIWQDGQHLTRNPLRIVDGMVTVPTAPGLGVELDMDAVEAAHQRYSQMGLGGRDDAVGMQYLVPNWKFDSKKPCMVR
- a CDS encoding DUF4136 domain-containing protein — its product is MKRLIMVAAGTALALLLGGCATTIRSDVTTFHQWPAQMEDKSYVFEVPSPQDDTLEWRSYQELVRAQLARQGFRDAEGATPALTVAMRFTTTDLPVRVLEPIMTPYFYPGARYGYGYRGFHRRYWGGWYSPFYDPFWGPYPAYQTSIEHHYRRELQVSIKSARDGKRLFDVTVHNTSRNMSTPEIMPALVHSAFEGFPGPSGVARRVEVKQEPKG